The Mycoplasmopsis columbinasalis genomic interval AATTTCAACGTTGACAATATAAACACCATGCTTGAGGTTAACTAAATCGTCTGCTTTAGTGACCAAAAATTCTTGTTCAGAAGTAGTGGTGAAACTTGCACTAAAACCATATTTGTACATATTTAGGTTGTTCACTAATTCAATTTCGCCTTGTTCCAAACTCTCTTTAAGTAGTGTCGTTGAAATTTTTTTGTTTGCAACTTTTAATTGTGATACCACGTGAACTTTATCTGCACCAAAACGATCCTTTAGTGTTGCGGGTGAACCAGATGCTCTAAAACCAAAACGAAAATCTTCACCACAAACAAAGTCAACGTTAGTTTGGTTTGCGACTAACGCATCAATAAACTCCTGTGGATTTCAATGCGCTAAGTGTTGATAATTTAGTGCAATTGCGTGCTCAAAATTTAAGTCAGCAAAAGCTTGTGCTCGAAAGTTTAAATCAGAAAAGATAGTTTGGTTTTTTGGCAAATGTTCGCAATCAGCAAAAAAGACTAACACCAGGTCACGTTGTGAGTTGGCAGTTAAACTTTGCGCGCTTTTTAACAGTTCATAGTGGCCTAGGTGGAATGCTTCAAATGAACCTAAAATATAGATGGGTTGGTTAAATTGAGGTAAATGAGAAAGCTCGTAAATTGTTAACGCCATTGCAAACAACCTCCCAAAGAACGTGAGTATAGTGTGTGTGAATTTGAAAAAAATATGCGTTGCCCACGCATATTTAGTTTTTAATTAGGCCACAAAATCATTAATACCAACAAAGACTTGTTCGTCTGGGCCTGGTAGTTTTCAGTATTTTTTATCCATTCTGGCTTGAATACCTTTTTGACGTCTAGTTTCAAGTTTAGTTCATAACCAGGTACAAATAAAGATTGAACTATAAGCTCCGATTGCTAAACCAAAAATCATTACTAGGTTGAAACTAAAGGCAGTTGCATCTTTGAAAGCAAGCAAGACAAGCACAGCGAGAATGGTTGTAAGTGAGGTAAAGAGACTACGTTTAATTGTGTCAACAATTGACGAGTTGGCGATTTCTTTCACTTGTGCTTTTGTGAGAACACCTGTGAAGGAAGTAGTATGAATTTTTTCCCGAATCCTGTCGAAAACAACAATGGTGTCATTGATTGAGAAGGCAATAATTGACAAGATGGCAGCTACTAAAATTGGTGAAAGTTGTAAACGAGTAACCACAATGAAAGCAACAGTAAGAATCACATCGTGCAACAAACCAACAATCGCCGCAATTGAGAAAGTTCATTTCAAACGCACAAGGGTGTAAGTGATAATACCAATAAAACTAATACCCACAGCAAGTAAAGCGTTTTTCACTAAGTTTTGTGCTTGCAGCGGACTAATACCGTAACTTCAAACGTTTAAGTCAGGGTATTGTTCTTTAATTGCGGCTTTAATACCATCAATTGAGTTAGTTAAATCTTGTGAAGTTTGAATGTCAAGTTTAAATCAAGTATTTGATGAGTTAGTAGCCTTAATAGTCAAGACATCAGCCATATTTTGAATACCAAGTTTCTCTTGATTATCAATTAGTCACTGGTGAATGTCTTGGGCTTCTGGCTGTGTAATTAGGTGGATATTTTGACCTTCAATTGAAATGTTGATCCCACCTTGAAACTCAAGCGAACGGTTGAAACCAGCTCACACGTCTTGTTGAGGTGCAGCAATAGTAACAAAGATAATTGTGCCAATTACTACAAAGAGCACTGACCCTAAGATAAATCACTTAGCTTTACCTACATAATCAAACTGACGGTAACGAGCGTTAGCTTTTAAATTATTGATTTTTTTGTACTTGATTCCAAGTAATCATAAACGTTTGTTGAAGTAACCTGTCCTTACGATTAAGTTAGCAAGCCATCTGGTTAAAAAGAGCATTACAACTAAAGTAAAGATCACCGAAAAGACTAGTGACAAGCTAAAACCACGAACGGTACTTGTACCAAAATAGAAGAGAATAAAGGAAACAATCAGCGTAGTTAAGTTCGCATCGATAATTGACGACATTGACATCCGCGAGGAATTTTTCATTGCTTTGATCAGTTTTTCGCCCGCGTAAACTTCAGACTTGAGCCGTTCAAATAAGATAATGTTGGCGTCAACACCAATACCAATTCCGATTACTAAAGCAGCAATTGTCACTGGTGAATATTCACCGCGTAAAATTGTGAACATTAATAAGGTTAAGAACATATAAAGTGCCATCGAGATGGTACTTAGTGCTCCTAACAATCCGTAGTTAACAATCATAAAGATTGCAATCAGTGCAAATACAATTGCACCAGCTAAAAGTGCTTTTTCAAACGAACCAGACACTGTGGAAGGGTTTATGTAGTTAGAAGATAAGAAATCTAATTCATATTTCGCAGTTCCAAAATTAATGTTGGAAGCAAGTTTTTTCGCAGTTTGCTCAGTAAAGTTTTGACCACTAATGGTGAATGATTCACCAGTCAATGGACCACTCACACGACCTTGCGAAATCAAGTAACTTTCACCATTAATTTCGTGGATTTTTAAACTATTAAAGCTTTGACCATCTTTCGAAAATGGTGAATTGGTCACGTAAACAAAGTTATATGGGTTTTCTTGAGCTTCTTTTCACTGCGTTGGGAATTCATCTTTGGCAATTTGAACAAGTTCATCAAGATTTAATCACATTAAAATTGTGCTTTGTGGCGCACGTGAAGCAACGTATTCGGTTGCTTTTGACCAGGCAATTTGCGCATCATTGTCAAGTAAGTCAACTTTAACTTCATAACCACCAGTTTGCTGAATATATTCAGCCGAAGCACCAGCAGGTTTGAGTGGTGGTACAAATTTGCTTATGTTTGCATAGTCTATTTTTTCTTGGTTTTCGTTAAATTGGCCATTGATAAACAATGGTGTCATATCGAGTGTTGTGAGCACTAAGGTTGGTTTGTCAGTAATGAGTTCTTCAAACTTTTTCCGCTCATCATCGCTTAAAGCACCATTTTTGGTGATGGTAATCTTACCATCATTTTGTGTTTGTACATTTACACCGTTAAAAGCAACCCCACCAGTTAGTCTACTATCAAGTTGGTCAGCTACGTTATTGGTGAATTCTTGTGTGACGTTTTCAGTTCCGTCCAAATTTTTAACTTGAACTAAAAATTCAACACCACCACCATATTCCACTGACTTGTTAACATTTTTCGACACATAAAACGTACTACCAAAGACAATCGCTAAGATAGCACTAATTAAGGTAATTACGGCAATGGTTACTCTCTTTCAGTTAGTAGGAGAAAACACATTCTTAAAAAAATTCTTAATTTTATGCATAAGCGATTTTAATTATATATAAAAATTAAATTATCTATATTTATAGTCAAAATTCTGAAGCAACGGCGACTAAAGAAATAAAAAAAGCACTTGAAAGTGCTTGCGGTGAAGTTAATCAAATGGAGGAAACGAGGGGAATCGAACCCCCATAGTCAGCATGGCAAGCTGATATTTTGCCATTAAATTACGTTTCCGTCTATAAAAGCCAAATAAGTATAGCATAAAAACATACTTAAAAAACTTTTTAGTTGCAAAAAAACAAAATTTTTAAGAATTTGAAACAGAAAATTTAGTGTATTTTTAACAAATAATACTACATTATAGAGTTAAACGTTAAATTGAATATAAATTAAATGAAAGCGTTGTTAAAAAAGCGGAGTAATTTTTTATTAGCAGTTTGTTTAATAAAAAAATCAAGTTCAACACTTGATCTAATAATTACCATCTCATTCGAATTCATAGTCAAAAATTCGTACTGTGTCACCGGTTTCGATACCTTTTTTTAACAAATCGTCTCAAACCCCTAAATTTTTAAGTTTGTTGTTGAAACGTAACAAATTGTCGTAAGAATTTAGTGGAATTTTGTCGTAAAGTTCTTGCACTTTCGGTCCAGAAATTTCGTAAAAACCATGGTAAAGTTTGGTCACTTTGTACGGAATTTCAAGAGTAATTTCTACTAATTCGTTAGGTTGTTCTTCTTCAATTGGCGTAAATTTGTGAGCTTGGATAGTTTCTCAAAGCTTAGCTTTGAGTCCGTCTAAGCCATTACGTTCTAGCGCGCTAATTGGCACAATGACAACATCTGGGAATTTTTGTTTAAAGAGTTGCAATTTTTGTTCAAAAAGTGGACTATCCATTTTGTTTGCAACCACAATTTGTGGTTTTTTCTCAAGGTTCAAACTATAACTTTTAAGTTCATTGTTAACTACTTCATAATCATCGATAGGATTTTTTTCTGCAGTACTAAAGTCGATAATATGAACAATGACACGACATCTTTCAATGTGTCTTAAAAATTGAATACCAAGTCCTTTTCCAAGTGATGCACCTTTAATAAGACCGGGTAAATCGGCAATAGTGAAAGAATGATCGTAGAATTGAACTAAACCTAATTGTGGAATTAAAGTAGTAAATTCGTATTCAGCAATTTTTGCTTTTGCATTTGATAAAGCACTTAAAAGTGTACTTTTTCCCGCGCTTGGTTTGCCAACAAAACCAGCATCAGCCATAACTTTTAACACAATGTTAGCTTCAAAAGTTTCACCTTTTGAACCATTTTCACTGATTCGAGGCGCTGTGTTACGTGGAGTTTTAAATTTAGCATTTCCACGTCCACCGATACCACCTTTAGCAACTAAATATGGCGCATTTGGTTCAATAATGTCAGCAACAACTTTATTTTTGTTGTAAATAATTGTGCCCAATGGTACTTTTACATAAGTATCTTTACCAGCTGCACCGTAAATATTTTTTGGCCCACCGTTGACACCGTCTTCAGCAACAATTTTTTTGTTACCATAAAGAGAAATTAAGGTATTTTTTCCTTCGTCACCTACAAAATAGATGTTTCCGCCACGTCCACCGTCGCCGCCATCAGGTCCGCCCTTGTCAACATGTGCTTCGCGGCGAAATGAAATCATCCCGTTGCCACCTTTACCAGCTTGTAAAGTTAATTTAATTTGGTCAATAAAACGCGCCACATTTACCCCTACTCTAAATTACCATTTAGTTTTGCAATGTAATCCAAAATTGCGTAACCTAACCCATGTTCAGTTACAGTTTTAGTTACATTGTTTGCTCGTTCTTTTACTTCTTCTTTTGCGTTGTCCATTACATAAGAATGATAGAAGCGTTTGAACATTGAGAAGTCATTTTCACTATCACCTACCACCATAACTTCATCAGGTGAAGTGCCTTGAAAAATATTTTCGAGTAGTCAATAAATACCACGGCCTTTTGAGGCTTGGAAGGAAATAATTTCAACATTCATGTGTGTAATAATTGTTTTAACTTCTACCTTTTTAAGTTCTTCAATTAGTAAGTCAACATTGTTTGTATCTTCAAAGTATACTTCAATTTTAGCAATTGGTTTTAAGGGTTGATTTGGGTCATAAATGGTTGCTCAATCAAAATTTTCTGCTCGAAAGTAAAGCTTGTTTAAAAATTCTTTGTCTTGTTCGCGAAAAACATAAAAAACTTCAGAAGATCAAGCTGCTGCTGAGACATTATATTTTTTAATTAGATCAAAGATTTCTTGGACGATTTCAGGATTTAAGTATTTTTCATAGACAAACTTTTTATTTTGATAGTCGTAAATTTGGACGCCAGATGAACCAATGATGTAGTCTGCATTTGTAAGTTTTGCGAGTTTGAGCATACGTGGACAAATTGGATTGCCTGTTGCGATGTTAAAACTAAGGTTATCTTGTTTAATAACGCTTAAATTAAAATTTGAAACATAAGCATCGCGTTCGTAAATTGTTCCGTCGACATCGCTAAAAACTATTGGAAGTTTAGCCATTTGACCTCCTTTTCGTAAAAATCAAAGCTCTTAATTATAATATAAAAATAGTATTCTGAAAAATTTCACTTACTGCGAACATTTAGATTTTGGCTACAATGTTGCTTGTAAAAAATTTTGAGTTGTGTTCAAAATAGAAAAAATCGTTTGTTTAATTGCGTAAAGAAGGCAAAAAATAAATTTTTAAAAGCTAACATCAGTTTTCTCTATCTTTGTGATACAATATGGTTGTTTTAATTGAACCTCCTTTCTTTATTTATTGGTAAAGTTAAAACATTATCGAAATTAAAATACTGTATTGTTTAAGACTCCTTTTTATCAGTTTATGGATTTGTTTTTACTTATAGTCTTAACATAATTAGTTTTAAGGAAAATGCTATGCGTTTTCCTTTTTTGATATAATTTCTTAAAACATTTCTATAACAAAAAAGGATTACAGTATGAAAAAACGTGTAAGTGTTTTTTGTGATACAGAGACTTATAAACAAAAAATATATGATGAGACGGAACAAAAGGAGATAGTGGTGAACCGTCTTTATCTTTTGGGTCTTTTAGTCAAGGACTGAAAGAATAGAGACAGAGCGCTTTCCTTTACTAATATCATTGACTTTCTTAAATGAATTAAAGACCATTCATACAAAAAACAAGTGGTCTATGATATCTATTTTTATAACGCCACGTATGACGTGACGGTTTTTAACTATGAATTTTATCTCTTAATGCAAGATAAGTCTTTGGGGTTCAAAATTAAACATAAAGAGCTTATTAATGACAAAGACTTATTCATTTCAGTAAAATATAGTACTAAAGACTGAGAAATTCGTATTATTGACTTATGACAATGAGATAAAAACCAAAAAATTGAAAATTA includes:
- a CDS encoding Cof-type HAD-IIB family hydrolase, which encodes MAKLPIVFSDVDGTIYERDAYVSNFNLSVIKQDNLSFNIATGNPICPRMLKLAKLTNADYIIGSSGVQIYDYQNKKFVYEKYLNPEIVQEIFDLIKKYNVSAAAWSSEVFYVFREQDKEFLNKLYFRAENFDWATIYDPNQPLKPIAKIEVYFEDTNNVDLLIEELKKVEVKTIITHMNVEIISFQASKGRGIYWLLENIFQGTSPDEVMVVGDSENDFSMFKRFYHSYVMDNAKEEVKERANNVTKTVTEHGLGYAILDYIAKLNGNLE
- the secDF gene encoding protein translocase subunit SecDF; this encodes MHKIKNFFKNVFSPTNWKRVTIAVITLISAILAIVFGSTFYVSKNVNKSVEYGGGVEFLVQVKNLDGTENVTQEFTNNVADQLDSRLTGGVAFNGVNVQTQNDGKITITKNGALSDDERKKFEELITDKPTLVLTTLDMTPLFINGQFNENQEKIDYANISKFVPPLKPAGASAEYIQQTGGYEVKVDLLDNDAQIAWSKATEYVASRAPQSTILMWLNLDELVQIAKDEFPTQWKEAQENPYNFVYVTNSPFSKDGQSFNSLKIHEINGESYLISQGRVSGPLTGESFTISGQNFTEQTAKKLASNINFGTAKYELDFLSSNYINPSTVSGSFEKALLAGAIVFALIAIFMIVNYGLLGALSTISMALYMFLTLLMFTILRGEYSPVTIAALVIGIGIGVDANIILFERLKSEVYAGEKLIKAMKNSSRMSMSSIIDANLTTLIVSFILFYFGTSTVRGFSLSLVFSVIFTLVVMLFLTRWLANLIVRTGYFNKRLWLLGIKYKKINNLKANARYRQFDYVGKAKWFILGSVLFVVIGTIIFVTIAAPQQDVWAGFNRSLEFQGGINISIEGQNIHLITQPEAQDIHQWLIDNQEKLGIQNMADVLTIKATNSSNTWFKLDIQTSQDLTNSIDGIKAAIKEQYPDLNVWSYGISPLQAQNLVKNALLAVGISFIGIITYTLVRLKWTFSIAAIVGLLHDVILTVAFIVVTRLQLSPILVAAILSIIAFSINDTIVVFDRIREKIHTTSFTGVLTKAQVKEIANSSIVDTIKRSLFTSLTTILAVLVLLAFKDATAFSFNLVMIFGLAIGAYSSIFICTWLWTKLETRRQKGIQARMDKKYWKLPGPDEQVFVGINDFVA
- a CDS encoding FAD synthase, with amino-acid sequence MALTIYELSHLPQFNQPIYILGSFEAFHLGHYELLKSAQSLTANSQRDLVLVFFADCEHLPKNQTIFSDLNFRAQAFADLNFEHAIALNYQHLAHWNPQEFIDALVANQTNVDFVCGEDFRFGFRASGSPATLKDRFGADKVHVVSQLKVANKKISTTLLKESLEQGEIELVNNLNMYKYGFSASFTTTSEQEFLVTKADDLVNLKHGVYIVNVEIGEFVYYAVLKYQYNTQAWIKFLDFNFNIDILVNCTIQFIKALRFFDTTAEVITKQDLIEAKNFFISITKTK
- the obgE gene encoding GTPase ObgE; its protein translation is MARFIDQIKLTLQAGKGGNGMISFRREAHVDKGGPDGGDGGRGGNIYFVGDEGKNTLISLYGNKKIVAEDGVNGGPKNIYGAAGKDTYVKVPLGTIIYNKNKVVADIIEPNAPYLVAKGGIGGRGNAKFKTPRNTAPRISENGSKGETFEANIVLKVMADAGFVGKPSAGKSTLLSALSNAKAKIAEYEFTTLIPQLGLVQFYDHSFTIADLPGLIKGASLGKGLGIQFLRHIERCRVIVHIIDFSTAEKNPIDDYEVVNNELKSYSLNLEKKPQIVVANKMDSPLFEQKLQLFKQKFPDVVIVPISALERNGLDGLKAKLWETIQAHKFTPIEEEQPNELVEITLEIPYKVTKLYHGFYEISGPKVQELYDKIPLNSYDNLLRFNNKLKNLGVWDDLLKKGIETGDTVRIFDYEFEWDGNY